The proteins below come from a single Micromonospora citrea genomic window:
- a CDS encoding RNA-directed DNA polymerase has product MADARHRSLKKTCTHHLDGGTSVPIDRSLLRRADLPKAVALELSSRNRLLPRRWDYAALALDSSAVETWLRPQLRRGPSGRNASIVFADKGWRGVRPLHVMTLEDRVLYRALVELISEALPERLRSRVPIEEFRRAPLGVQGTQYISKTDVTAYYEFIDHDVLCAELIAQTGEELAVDALADLLASVLCRRVGLPQVHPSSDVLGDAYIDPVRRRLLRRGHAVSTYSDDFRIASPSLGEARTALEACAMEVRALGLVLNERKTYTYGVENYQRSLTSFADAEQRLFADDEAPFDGLGFLDPDYGEADGDAEAPLMLGTSPLGSSVDEDEALATGDEEASEEVNPQRLRAAQRAWELWVAEDESEETQAGQDAAVTQSLLGRALPALGAAGDDGPLTLLSDLLRYEPALTPQVASYIDAYSQKSPRARTQIRSALDEAVSGDILSAWQAMWLAHAAGGLRRARSRHGHEDWLAECAADGHDGLAATAAAALGRIGRGDPDLVAAAVERVGPEWRRLAFWGLIGLDRERAEATADDELDRLLLTAAAPQ; this is encoded by the coding sequence GTGGCGGATGCGCGCCACCGCAGTTTGAAGAAGACCTGCACCCATCATCTCGACGGAGGAACGAGCGTGCCGATTGACCGCAGCCTCCTGCGCCGCGCGGACCTGCCCAAGGCCGTCGCGCTCGAGCTGTCGTCACGCAACCGACTGTTGCCCCGCCGCTGGGATTACGCGGCCCTCGCCCTGGACTCGTCCGCGGTGGAGACCTGGCTGCGCCCACAGCTGCGACGCGGCCCTTCTGGAAGAAACGCCAGCATCGTGTTTGCGGACAAGGGGTGGCGAGGCGTCCGGCCGCTGCACGTCATGACTCTCGAGGACAGGGTGCTGTACCGGGCGCTAGTGGAACTCATCAGCGAGGCGCTGCCGGAGCGGCTGCGCAGCCGGGTGCCGATCGAAGAGTTCCGACGCGCGCCACTCGGCGTCCAGGGCACCCAGTACATCAGCAAGACAGACGTGACGGCCTACTACGAGTTCATCGACCACGACGTGCTGTGTGCTGAGCTGATCGCACAGACCGGCGAGGAGCTGGCCGTCGACGCGCTGGCCGACCTTCTGGCTTCGGTTCTTTGCCGCCGCGTCGGGCTGCCGCAGGTGCATCCTTCTAGCGACGTCCTGGGCGATGCCTACATCGACCCAGTTCGCAGGCGCCTGCTGCGCCGGGGACATGCCGTGTCTACTTACTCTGACGATTTCCGGATTGCCTCTCCTTCACTCGGCGAAGCCCGCACCGCGCTGGAAGCGTGCGCGATGGAGGTCCGGGCCCTCGGCTTGGTGCTCAACGAGCGCAAGACCTACACCTACGGCGTGGAGAACTACCAGAGGTCTCTGACGTCGTTCGCCGACGCGGAACAGCGCCTGTTTGCCGACGACGAGGCGCCCTTCGACGGCCTGGGGTTCCTAGACCCAGACTACGGCGAAGCTGACGGCGACGCTGAGGCCCCATTGATGCTCGGCACCTCACCGTTGGGCAGCAGTGTTGATGAGGACGAAGCGCTCGCCACGGGCGACGAGGAAGCCTCGGAAGAAGTCAACCCGCAGCGTCTCCGGGCCGCGCAGCGGGCGTGGGAACTGTGGGTAGCCGAGGACGAGTCCGAAGAGACGCAGGCTGGCCAAGACGCCGCGGTCACGCAGTCTCTGCTCGGCCGCGCCTTGCCAGCGCTTGGTGCGGCCGGCGACGACGGTCCGCTCACCTTGTTATCCGACTTGCTCCGCTATGAGCCCGCTCTCACGCCACAGGTGGCTTCATATATCGATGCATACTCCCAGAAGAGCCCGCGCGCGCGGACCCAGATCCGCAGCGCGCTGGACGAAGCCGTCAGCGGCGACATCCTCAGCGCATGGCAGGCCATGTGGCTCGCACACGCTGCTGGCGGCTTGCGGCGTGCACGGAGCAGACACGGCCACGAAGACTGGCTCGCCGAGTGCGCCGCCGACGGCCACGATGGCCTAGCTGCCACCGCCGCGGCCGCCTTGGGGCGAATCGGCCGAGGAGACCCCGACCTGGTGGCAGCCGCTGTCGAGCGGGTCGGCCCGGAATGGCGGCGCCTGGCCTTTTGGGGCTTGATTGGCCTTGACCGCGAGAGAGCCGAAGCCACAGCTGACGACGAGTTGGACCGCTTGCTGCTCACTGCCGCGGCCCCGCAATGA
- a CDS encoding phage minor head protein → MAEPDPWLPLRLDHEARVVAAERRVLRAARAALRTWLADARAKALPVVTAAALPPDPSALAGAGQAWFEAMTVHLVPAVDKTFLEGVADAGGDVDLLRVAQLKDEYLAALPNRLTGVPDSAWQLVVAAVAELTGEGASVPRIRDAIEGILGERSWEDRAVTIARTETIGAYNAGTLTAWLTAELALDEKLDKVWVATHDERTRDDHRHADGQRVALDGVFMVGGVPMRYPGDPAAPPGQTVNCRCTMIEVEADEPLPVVPKHPWPRRDRATGLDITVTAAAAAKGGKQMATWKGTLAPLGAKSGDRRIFAADGEWSFRDLPLALRWAREDAPGHEGAVTIGRIVTGEVQKSKLVGAGDFIDAVPELGEALELLRQGVLFPSVDLDDFEFVFTDADGKPIEEMSDEEWDAFMEAGEEPCITVTKGRVMAVTLVGTQAFMEAKLELVDDEEPADGEPSDEEPKEEEAVAASGAAARKKQVAPLYPPRAWFDDPGLAELTPITVTADGQVFGHLADRDCHLSFLTGGQCVMPPDEGGFDWFHRPEIQTAEGELVAVGHITAATGHADLSASAAAAVEHYDDTGTQVAVVRAGRDAHGTWVAGSLVPEATEEQVQLLRRSPLSGDWRWIGGARQLVAALCVNVGGFPVVRGRSSGGRAYAMVASGWAGWKPSDSASGRRETAALSPAALDAAVRRAVAAGFAAERQRAATAANAERIAATIGRDRRTLVAALAAEVHVK, encoded by the coding sequence GTGGCCGAGCCGGACCCGTGGCTGCCGCTGCGCCTCGACCACGAGGCGCGGGTGGTGGCCGCCGAGCGGCGGGTGCTGCGGGCGGCGCGGGCCGCGCTGCGGACGTGGCTGGCCGACGCGCGGGCGAAGGCCCTGCCGGTCGTCACCGCGGCGGCGCTGCCGCCCGACCCGAGCGCGTTGGCCGGCGCGGGGCAGGCGTGGTTCGAGGCGATGACGGTGCACCTGGTGCCGGCCGTCGACAAAACGTTCCTCGAGGGAGTGGCCGACGCGGGCGGCGACGTCGACCTGCTGCGCGTGGCGCAGTTGAAGGACGAGTACCTGGCGGCGCTGCCGAACCGGCTGACCGGCGTGCCGGACTCGGCGTGGCAGCTGGTCGTCGCGGCGGTCGCCGAGCTGACCGGCGAAGGCGCGAGCGTGCCGCGCATCCGCGACGCGATCGAGGGGATCCTGGGCGAGCGGTCGTGGGAGGACCGGGCGGTGACGATCGCCCGGACGGAGACGATCGGCGCGTACAACGCGGGGACGCTGACCGCGTGGCTGACCGCCGAGCTGGCGCTCGACGAGAAGCTGGACAAGGTGTGGGTGGCCACGCACGACGAGCGGACCCGGGACGACCACCGGCACGCCGACGGGCAGCGGGTCGCCCTGGACGGCGTGTTCATGGTCGGCGGGGTGCCGATGCGGTACCCGGGCGACCCGGCCGCGCCGCCCGGGCAGACGGTGAACTGCCGCTGCACGATGATCGAGGTGGAGGCCGACGAGCCCCTGCCTGTGGTCCCGAAGCACCCGTGGCCCCGGCGTGACCGGGCCACCGGGTTGGACATCACGGTGACGGCGGCGGCAGCCGCGAAGGGTGGCAAGCAGATGGCGACGTGGAAGGGGACGCTGGCGCCGCTGGGTGCCAAGTCGGGCGACCGGCGGATCTTCGCGGCGGACGGCGAGTGGTCGTTCCGCGACCTGCCGCTGGCGCTGCGGTGGGCCCGCGAGGACGCCCCGGGGCATGAGGGCGCGGTGACGATCGGCCGGATCGTGACCGGCGAGGTGCAGAAGTCGAAGCTGGTCGGCGCGGGCGACTTCATCGACGCGGTGCCGGAGCTGGGCGAGGCGCTGGAGCTGCTGCGCCAGGGCGTGCTGTTCCCGAGCGTGGACCTAGACGACTTCGAGTTCGTGTTCACCGACGCGGACGGCAAGCCGATCGAGGAGATGTCCGACGAGGAGTGGGACGCCTTCATGGAGGCCGGCGAGGAGCCGTGCATCACGGTGACCAAGGGCCGGGTGATGGCGGTGACGCTCGTCGGGACGCAGGCGTTCATGGAGGCGAAGCTGGAGCTGGTCGACGACGAGGAGCCGGCCGACGGCGAGCCCTCCGATGAGGAGCCGAAGGAGGAAGAGGCGGTCGCGGCGTCCGGCGCGGCGGCGAGGAAGAAGCAGGTCGCGCCGCTGTACCCGCCGCGCGCCTGGTTTGACGACCCGGGCCTGGCCGAGCTGACGCCGATCACGGTCACCGCGGACGGGCAGGTGTTTGGGCACCTCGCCGACAGGGACTGCCACCTGTCGTTCCTGACCGGCGGGCAGTGCGTGATGCCGCCCGACGAGGGCGGCTTCGACTGGTTCCACCGGCCGGAGATCCAGACGGCCGAGGGGGAGCTGGTCGCGGTCGGACACATCACGGCGGCGACCGGGCACGCCGACCTGTCCGCCAGCGCGGCGGCCGCCGTCGAGCACTACGACGACACCGGCACGCAGGTGGCGGTGGTGCGCGCGGGCCGGGACGCCCACGGCACGTGGGTGGCCGGGTCGCTGGTGCCGGAGGCGACGGAGGAGCAGGTGCAGCTGCTGCGCCGGTCGCCGCTGTCCGGGGACTGGCGGTGGATCGGCGGCGCCCGGCAGCTCGTCGCGGCGCTGTGCGTCAACGTCGGCGGGTTCCCGGTGGTGCGGGGCCGGTCGTCGGGCGGGCGGGCGTACGCGATGGTCGCCTCCGGGTGGGCCGGCTGGAAGCCGTCGGACTCTGCCTCCGGCCGGCGGGAGACGGCGGCGCTGTCGCCGGCCGCCCTCGACGCGGCGGTGCGCCGGGCGGTCGCCGCCGGGTTCGCCGCCGAGCGGCAGCGGGCTGCCACCGCGGCGAACGCGGAGCGGATCGCGGCGACGATCGGCCGGGACCGCAGGACGCTGGTGGCGGCGCTGGCCGCCGAGGTGCACGTGAAGTAG
- a CDS encoding major capsid protein yields the protein MDFEIPSSLDGLDLDALTELENQSVAAFDALRDDPSLDADGLARLRELAAFVQSVRTEQARIEQAAEQVAAELDDLTATVHGAPEHGDGDGDEGDGGEAEEEPAEEEPAEETPADETPAEEPAQQQPTPVVASLARRAARRQPKPKMTSAGKSAVIKAAADVPNVPHGHVFSSVSEVASAFDDKFAGFPRGVGVATRIKQNVARVELPVDRALVAGGRGLTDMELVELAASESRLSGGNLVAAGGWGAPSETLWELCEGLETTEGLLDLPGITIPRGGGIKVPANLDFRDLYSGIGFVQTEADSTAGVEKSSYRVPTVNWAETRLEVDGVQIEQDIVQNAVWPELTRDVVRRALTAHEHKINARVIQRMATAPGQSTQFALTLGGDVDGDETTTALLGAISLAATDYRYRYRLGRRQLLECVAPLWLIDWIRADMSRRAGVNYLDVTDEQITAWFTRRHLRPQFVYDWQDGYADAGGNGFGGSVAPGQWPGTADLLIYAPGTWVKGSKPIIDLSAVYDSTKLKDNEYIALFTEQATLLVKRCFVSYKVSVPLCPTGVTGSTVAFDCSAV from the coding sequence GTGGACTTTGAGATCCCTTCGAGCCTCGACGGGCTCGACCTCGACGCGCTGACCGAGCTGGAGAACCAGTCGGTCGCGGCATTCGACGCTCTCCGCGACGACCCGTCCCTGGACGCCGACGGCCTCGCCCGGCTGCGGGAGCTGGCTGCGTTCGTCCAGTCCGTGCGTACGGAGCAGGCGCGGATCGAGCAGGCGGCCGAGCAGGTCGCCGCCGAGCTGGACGACCTGACCGCAACGGTGCACGGCGCCCCGGAGCACGGCGATGGCGACGGTGACGAGGGCGACGGCGGCGAAGCCGAGGAGGAGCCGGCTGAGGAGGAGCCGGCCGAGGAGACGCCTGCCGACGAGACGCCGGCCGAGGAACCTGCGCAGCAGCAGCCGACGCCGGTCGTCGCGTCGCTGGCTCGCCGGGCGGCCCGCCGTCAGCCGAAGCCGAAGATGACCAGCGCCGGCAAGTCGGCGGTCATCAAGGCGGCGGCCGACGTGCCGAACGTCCCGCACGGGCACGTGTTCTCCTCCGTGTCGGAGGTTGCGTCGGCGTTCGACGACAAGTTCGCCGGCTTCCCGCGTGGGGTGGGGGTCGCGACCCGCATCAAGCAGAACGTGGCCCGGGTGGAGCTGCCCGTCGACCGGGCGCTCGTCGCCGGGGGCAGGGGCCTGACCGACATGGAGCTGGTGGAGCTGGCCGCGTCGGAGTCGCGGCTGTCGGGCGGCAACCTCGTCGCGGCCGGCGGCTGGGGTGCCCCGTCGGAGACGCTGTGGGAGCTGTGCGAGGGCCTGGAGACGACCGAGGGCCTGCTGGACCTTCCGGGCATCACGATCCCGCGCGGCGGCGGTATCAAGGTGCCGGCCAACCTTGACTTCCGCGACCTGTATTCGGGGATCGGCTTCGTGCAGACCGAGGCTGACAGCACCGCGGGGGTGGAGAAATCCTCGTACCGGGTGCCGACGGTGAACTGGGCTGAGACGCGCCTGGAGGTGGACGGGGTGCAGATCGAGCAGGACATCGTGCAGAACGCGGTGTGGCCCGAGCTGACCCGGGACGTGGTGCGGCGGGCGCTGACGGCCCACGAGCACAAGATCAACGCACGGGTGATTCAGCGGATGGCCACCGCCCCCGGCCAGTCGACGCAGTTCGCGCTGACCCTCGGCGGCGACGTCGACGGCGACGAGACGACCACCGCGCTGCTCGGCGCGATCTCCCTCGCCGCGACGGACTACCGGTACCGGTACCGGCTGGGCCGCCGGCAGCTCCTCGAGTGCGTGGCGCCGCTGTGGCTGATCGACTGGATCCGGGCGGACATGTCGCGCCGAGCCGGGGTGAACTACCTCGACGTGACCGACGAGCAGATCACAGCGTGGTTCACCCGACGGCACCTGCGCCCGCAGTTCGTCTACGACTGGCAGGACGGGTACGCCGACGCGGGCGGCAACGGGTTCGGCGGCAGCGTCGCCCCGGGCCAGTGGCCGGGCACCGCGGACTTGCTGATCTATGCGCCGGGCACGTGGGTGAAGGGCTCCAAGCCGATCATCGACCTGTCGGCGGTCTACGACAGCACGAAGCTGAAGGACAACGAGTACATCGCGCTGTTCACCGAGCAGGCGACGCTGCTGGTGAAGCGGTGCTTCGTGTCCTACAAGGTGAGCGTGCCGCTGTGCCCGACGGGCGTCACCGGCAGCACCGTGGCGTTCGACTGCTCGGCGGTCTGA
- a CDS encoding N-6 DNA methylase, which produces MTTTTVARRANAVPSDPREHARAIAEAVDEAWHSRYGGSRIEVPMSVVAALALVAREAPDAEQLDRLGEAAERLDHEGFWLLVQRLWCEFAALRPDLNPRTKHLWYWIDEEPDETTQRAIHAVGQAALRRGVFGRFGPDGWGDTDLLGMLLQTMKSHGGRKGIGQFLTPESVTLLLGRMVAPNEGARVLEPCAGTGTMLLGAAQAMRENGLDPTQCEWWANDLDPLAAALCAVNLHLWGLGWRVVVGCGDGLQDAWMHEALRDRQVAIDEMQAAWRQAMQIVAVRQLLDLPTPESDLERAMRKARPKPPPPPPPAPASSTFDADAVYRQGSLF; this is translated from the coding sequence ATGACGACAACGACGGTGGCGCGGCGCGCGAACGCCGTGCCGAGCGACCCGAGGGAGCACGCGCGGGCGATCGCCGAGGCGGTCGACGAGGCGTGGCACAGCCGGTACGGCGGCTCGCGGATCGAGGTGCCGATGAGCGTGGTGGCCGCCCTGGCGCTGGTGGCGCGGGAGGCGCCGGACGCCGAGCAGCTGGACCGGCTGGGCGAGGCGGCGGAGCGCCTGGACCACGAGGGCTTCTGGCTGCTGGTGCAGCGGCTGTGGTGCGAGTTCGCGGCGCTGCGGCCGGACCTGAACCCGCGGACGAAGCACCTGTGGTACTGGATCGACGAGGAGCCCGACGAGACGACGCAGCGCGCGATCCACGCGGTCGGCCAGGCGGCGCTGCGGCGCGGCGTGTTCGGCCGGTTCGGGCCGGACGGCTGGGGCGACACGGACCTGCTGGGGATGCTGCTCCAGACGATGAAGAGCCACGGCGGCCGCAAGGGCATCGGGCAGTTCCTGACGCCGGAGAGCGTGACGCTGCTGCTCGGCCGGATGGTCGCGCCGAACGAGGGCGCGAGGGTCCTGGAGCCGTGCGCCGGGACGGGCACGATGCTGCTCGGCGCGGCGCAGGCGATGCGGGAGAACGGGCTCGACCCCACGCAGTGCGAGTGGTGGGCGAACGACCTCGACCCGCTGGCGGCGGCGCTGTGCGCGGTGAACCTGCACCTGTGGGGGCTGGGCTGGCGGGTGGTCGTCGGCTGCGGCGACGGGTTGCAGGACGCCTGGATGCACGAGGCGCTGCGGGACCGCCAGGTGGCGATCGACGAGATGCAGGCGGCGTGGCGGCAGGCCATGCAGATCGTCGCGGTGCGGCAGCTGCTGGACCTGCCGACGCCGGAGAGCGACCTGGAGCGGGCGATGCGGAAGGCGCGGCCGAAGCCGCCGCCCCCGCCGCCGCCCGCGCCGGCCTCGTCCACGTTCGACGCGGACGCGGTGTACCGGCAGGGCTCGCTGTTCTGA
- a CDS encoding PKD domain-containing protein — MKGKMLRATKLGVCGDPILGAGGWPVHVTSKGFVSVEYGAEVDDGEEIDQKDANGDPLVYEPARRRIKLYNVTVTAGRVDPELYTLFTGMPVVLDEDGNATGMRITSAVNLDSAVALEVWSGTQLKKCVAGSLQRPRFGYFLLPQIIDGQIGDFTIENGAASFTLTGKAIENPGWGVGPYDVYLRKTGVEALMDPMGDQDLLHLDWTYLPPPAPTCGLTVRPPDGTVAADATDATNMTAEFTATYVPAAPDNTYTVDWGDGASSAGPAEAAKVSHEYAAPGTYLITLTDSTTGAQRFKSFVAPAA; from the coding sequence GTGAAGGGGAAGATGCTCCGGGCCACGAAGCTCGGGGTGTGCGGCGACCCGATCCTGGGCGCCGGAGGCTGGCCGGTCCACGTGACGTCGAAGGGCTTCGTCTCGGTCGAGTACGGGGCCGAGGTCGACGACGGCGAGGAGATCGACCAGAAGGACGCCAACGGCGACCCGCTGGTCTACGAGCCGGCTCGGCGGCGGATCAAGCTGTACAACGTGACGGTGACGGCGGGCCGGGTCGACCCGGAGCTGTACACGCTGTTCACCGGGATGCCGGTGGTCCTCGACGAGGACGGCAACGCGACGGGCATGCGGATCACGTCGGCGGTGAACCTCGACAGCGCGGTGGCGCTGGAGGTGTGGTCGGGCACGCAGCTCAAGAAGTGCGTGGCCGGGTCGTTGCAGCGGCCGAGGTTCGGGTACTTCCTGCTCCCGCAGATCATCGACGGGCAGATCGGGGACTTCACGATCGAGAACGGAGCGGCGAGCTTCACGCTGACCGGCAAGGCGATCGAGAACCCGGGCTGGGGTGTCGGCCCGTACGACGTCTACCTGCGCAAGACGGGCGTCGAGGCCCTGATGGACCCGATGGGCGACCAGGACCTGCTGCACCTCGACTGGACGTACCTGCCGCCGCCGGCGCCGACGTGCGGGCTGACCGTGCGGCCGCCGGACGGCACGGTGGCGGCCGACGCCACGGACGCGACGAACATGACGGCGGAGTTCACGGCGACGTACGTGCCGGCCGCGCCGGACAACACGTACACGGTGGATTGGGGCGACGGGGCGTCGTCCGCCGGCCCGGCCGAGGCGGCGAAGGTGAGCCACGAGTACGCGGCGCCGGGTACGTACCTCATCACGCTGACCGACTCGACGACGGGCGCGCAGCGCTTCAAGTCGTTCGTGGCGCCGGCCGCCTGA
- a CDS encoding DinB family protein, whose product MSETAGQLSSLAASTEAESLMSVLERNRRTFAWKTSGLDEKGLRATTAASAMTLGGLVKHVALVEADWLAVKLAGQEYGAPWDTINFDADPDWEWRTGALDSPEDVYAVWRDAVERSRELVAEVIRERGLDGPASFTWPDGRTPTVRAMLLDMIEEYARHTGHADILRESVDGRVGEGAPENFTV is encoded by the coding sequence ATGAGTGAAACGGCTGGACAGCTTTCCTCGCTGGCGGCTTCCACCGAAGCCGAGTCCCTGATGTCAGTTCTCGAGCGCAACCGGCGGACCTTCGCCTGGAAGACGTCGGGGCTCGACGAGAAGGGCCTGCGGGCGACCACGGCCGCCAGTGCCATGACCCTCGGTGGTCTCGTCAAGCATGTGGCCTTGGTCGAGGCAGACTGGTTGGCTGTCAAGCTCGCCGGACAGGAGTACGGAGCCCCCTGGGACACCATCAACTTCGACGCCGACCCGGACTGGGAATGGCGCACCGGGGCGCTGGACTCTCCGGAGGATGTCTATGCAGTGTGGCGAGACGCTGTCGAGCGGTCGCGCGAGCTCGTGGCGGAGGTCATCAGAGAGCGCGGGCTCGACGGACCGGCGTCCTTCACCTGGCCGGACGGTCGCACGCCCACCGTCCGGGCGATGCTTCTGGACATGATTGAGGAGTACGCACGACACACGGGCCATGCGGACATCCTCCGTGAATCAGTGGATGGCCGCGTGGGCGAAGGCGCGCCAGAAAACTTCACCGTCTAA
- a CDS encoding peptidoglycan recognition protein family protein, translating into MHIISRAEWGARPPESRSTVPWSKRTVFMGHYSAASATQTPRQIQDYHLRVKGWSDIGYNFLINSISGVIYEGRGWTTLGAHCSGHNTEAIGVCIIGKDQPGRQDVSDAARRAFKWLYEQANDRTGKRLQLLGHRDRGNTSCPGDEIYAWLHAGLPIVGGTTPAPAKPPAAGKPAPGTPIAFPLPAGWYFGPASGPDYSVSGKYERYFKGRTDRTWMREWATQLDRRRWSIGKGKTWLGGAGNDGIYGPEYRALAEAFQRDQRLRVDGLIGVATWDAAFKNPVT; encoded by the coding sequence GTGCACATCATCAGCCGCGCCGAATGGGGCGCCCGCCCACCCGAGTCCCGCTCGACCGTGCCCTGGTCGAAGCGGACCGTCTTTATGGGCCACTACTCCGCCGCGTCGGCGACACAGACCCCGCGCCAGATCCAGGACTACCACCTGCGGGTCAAGGGCTGGTCCGACATCGGCTACAACTTCCTCATCAACTCCATCAGCGGCGTCATCTACGAGGGCCGGGGCTGGACGACGCTCGGCGCGCACTGCTCCGGCCACAACACTGAGGCCATCGGCGTCTGCATCATCGGCAAGGACCAGCCCGGCCGCCAGGACGTCTCCGACGCCGCCCGCCGCGCCTTCAAGTGGCTCTACGAGCAGGCCAACGACCGCACGGGCAAGCGGCTCCAGCTGCTCGGCCACCGCGACCGCGGGAACACCTCCTGCCCCGGCGACGAGATCTACGCATGGCTGCACGCCGGCCTGCCCATCGTCGGCGGAACCACGCCCGCGCCCGCCAAGCCGCCGGCCGCCGGCAAGCCCGCACCCGGCACGCCGATCGCCTTCCCCTTGCCCGCCGGCTGGTACTTCGGCCCGGCGTCCGGCCCCGACTACAGCGTCTCCGGCAAGTACGAGCGCTACTTCAAGGGCCGCACCGACCGGACGTGGATGCGCGAGTGGGCCACCCAGCTCGACCGCCGGCGCTGGTCGATCGGCAAGGGCAAGACGTGGCTCGGCGGCGCCGGAAACGACGGCATCTACGGCCCGGAGTACCGCGCCCTCGCCGAAGCGTTCCAGCGCGACCAGCGGCTGCGCGTCGACGGGCTGATCGGCGTCGCCACCTGGGACGCCGCCTTCAAGAACCCGGTCACCTGA
- a CDS encoding DUF397 domain-containing protein, translating to MQQRPIGQWFKSSKSGPNCDNCVEVQFLGGGNVELRNSRDPQGPTRVFDAGEWDAFIAGAKAGEFDLPAHAR from the coding sequence ATGCAGCAGCGGCCGATCGGCCAGTGGTTCAAGTCCAGCAAGTCCGGCCCCAACTGCGACAACTGCGTCGAGGTCCAGTTCCTCGGCGGCGGCAACGTCGAGCTGCGCAACAGCCGCGACCCGCAGGGCCCGACCCGGGTCTTCGACGCGGGCGAGTGGGACGCCTTCATCGCGGGCGCGAAGGCGGGCGAGTTCGACCTGCCCGCGCACGCCCGCTGA
- a CDS encoding zinc ribbon domain-containing protein — protein MNATRPSLISGGSLCGRAAAWGRRHMAASTDPYLLRTLLWCGRCDVPMHPHPHCGERTYKCPLGCRKVPLSAEAIEAVTWTAAERRATLSGIAPPFRKSVLEQLLVKVILRANAPDDLRYIWRT, from the coding sequence GTGAACGCCACCCGCCCCAGCCTGATCTCCGGCGGCTCCCTGTGCGGCCGGGCCGCCGCCTGGGGCCGGCGACACATGGCCGCCAGCACTGACCCGTACCTGCTGCGCACCCTGCTGTGGTGCGGCCGGTGCGACGTGCCCATGCACCCGCACCCGCACTGCGGCGAGCGCACCTACAAATGCCCGCTCGGCTGCCGGAAGGTCCCCCTCTCCGCCGAGGCCATCGAGGCGGTCACCTGGACCGCCGCCGAGCGCCGGGCCACCCTCTCCGGCATCGCCCCGCCGTTCCGCAAGTCGGTGCTGGAGCAGCTGCTAGTCAAGGTGATCCTCCGCGCCAACGCTCCCGACGACCTGCGCTACATCTGGCGCACGTAG